Below is a window of Bacteroidota bacterium DNA.
ATGTATTCATCAGGAGTATTAATCTCTACTTTCATCACCGGCTCAAGCAAAATAGGATTCGCTTTCATAAAGCCTTTCTTGAAACATATAGATGAGCAAATCTGGAATGCCATGTCTGATGAATCGACAGGGTGGAAGGCGCCGTCGAGCAGCACTACTTTCACATCTACTACCGGGAAGCCGGCAAGAATACCTGTTTCCAGCGTTTTGAGAATGCCTTTTTGAACGGAAGGAATATATTCCTGAGGAATAGAGCCACCCTTGATTTTGTCAACAAATTCGAATCCTTTGCCGCCATTGGGTTCCATGCGAATGAGGGTGCGGGCAAATTGTCCTTTTCCACCGCTCTGTTTCGAATGTTTATAATCAGATTCGGTTTCCATGGTAATGGTTTCGCGGTATGCAACCGAGGGTTCACCCACAATAACTTCCATTCCGAATTCGTGTTTCAGCCTGTCGATGATGATTTCCAGATGGAGTTCGCCCATGCCTGAAATAACGGTTTCTTCGGTTTCGTGGTCAAAACGTACAACAAATGAAGGATCTTCATTCATCAGCTTGCCCAGTGCTTCGCCTAGTTTTTCCTGGTCTTTGCGATTGGCCGGATTAATTTTCAGCTCAATAACGGGAGGCGGAATATGGATGTTTTCCAGATAAATCCTGTTATCCGGGTCACACAAAGTATCTCCTGTCTTGGTGAATTTCATCCCAATCAGTGCAACGATATCGCCCGGACCCGCTTCATGAATTTCTTCGCGGTCTTTGGCGCGGATACGATAAATACGTCCTGTACGCTCAAATTTATTCTTGGTCATATTGATGATCGACATGCCATTGGTAAGTGTGCCTGAATATATACGGATAAATGTCTGCTGACCGACAAACGGGTCGTGAATAAGTTTAAATGCAAGTGCAGCAAACGGTTCCTTTGGTGAAGGATTGCGTTGACGGCTTTTTTCGGGATCTTCAACATCAGTTCCGATAATGGCTCCTTTGTCAAGAGGCGAAGGAAGGTAGTCCACAACAGCGTCGAGAAGCATTTGCACACCTTTATTCTTATATGCTGCACCGCAGAATACCGGAGTGATAAGTAGTTTTAGCGTTGCTTCGCGGGCTGTTTTCATCAGGCGCTCAACAGAAATTTCTTTTCCGTCAAAATAATCCTGCATCATAACATCGTCAAACTCGGCAAGCTTTTCAATCAAGGTGGTGCGGGCTTCTTCAGCCTGTGCCTTCATCGATTCTGGAATTTCAGTCCTGATTTCTTCAGTATCTCCGAATGTATAGGCAGTCATATTGAACAAATCTATGATGCCGCTGAAATTCTCTTCTCTTCCGATAGGAATCTGGAAAGGAAGGGCTTTTGCATCAAGGTTTTTATTCATTTGCGAAACAACTTCCTGAAAATCGGCTCCGGTGCGGTCCATCTTGTTGATGAAAGCAACGCGGGGAACTTTATAACGTTCGGCCTGATTCCATACTGTTTCACTTTGTGGCTCTACGCCGCCAACAGCGCAGAAAAGAGCAATCATACCGTCAATTACTCTGAGCGAACGTTCAACTTCAATCGTGAAGTCAACGTGCCCCGGAGTGTCAATGATATTTATCTGGTGTTCTTTCCAGAAACACGAAATCGCTGCTGATGCAATCGTGATGCCGCGTTCCTGTTCCTGCTTCATGAAATCCATGGTAGCTTCGCCATCATGCACTTCTCCAAGCTTACGATTTACGCCTGTAAAAAACAGGATACGCTCTGTTACTGTAGTCTTACCGGCATCAATATGTGCCGCAATTCCAATGTTTCTTAATGTTGTTAAAGGCATTACAAAATAGTTAAAGTTCTAAAATCCTGCTCCCCGTACCTCTTTGAAACGGGGGTGCAAAAGTACTCATTTTTTCTCAATTGACAAGTTATTCAGGATTCTAAAAAGGGTAATAATATCGACTTTGAGAAACAGTAAGCCTATTTTTTCTTAATTTAGCAGTCAAAACTGCCTAAAATCTATATCCTTATTAATTAGAAAAATGAATTAAAATGACGCGAATAAAAAATATTTCGATATTAATTGCAGCCATAGCTATTATATTTTCAGTTGCTAGGAATGGTCATGCACAGGGTGTGAGTATAAATGCAGGGGGAGCTCCGGCCGATTCATCTGCTATGCTTGACGTGAGCAGTACAAGCAGAGGTGTGCTTATTAGCCGCATGACAACTTCTGAGCGAAATGCTATTGTCCATCCGGCTGAAGGCTTGATGATTTTCAATACTGATTCCAAATGTATTAATCTGTACAGAAGCAATGGGTGGTGGGAAATATGCGGTAATTGTATTCCTCCTGCCAGTCCGGTTGTTGGGAATAACGGGCCTATGTGTGAAGGCAATTCGCTGAATCTTACGGCATCACTTATTACGGGTGTCACCTACAGTTGGACCGGACCCAATGGATTTTCTTCAACTGCCCGGAATCCTGTAATTGCAAATGCTACTTCTGCTGCAACTGGAACCTACACTCTTACTGCATCAATAAATGGTTGCACATCTGTTCCGGTTACGACAACTGCGAATATTTATCCTATTCCGAGTGCCGCTTTTACATTTACTTCTACCGGACTTGGGCAAAACGTAACTTTCACTCCGGCATTAACGGGCCAAACTTACAGTTGGACTTTTCAGGGTGGAACACCTTCAGCATCCACATTGCAGAATCCTGTTGTAGTATGGAATACAACAGGAAGTTATAATATATCGCTAACTGTTACTACTTCTAATAACTGCAGTGCCTCAAGCAGTACAACCATTTCAGTCTCGAATTGTGTGCCAGGCAGTACGACATTTATTTATACCGGAAATATTCAGTATTTCACAGTTCCGTCATGCGTAACCTCAATTACGGTTGAGGCCTATGGAGCTGAAGGAGGCGGTACAAGCGGCATTACCGGCACTGGAGGAAAAGGTGGAAAAGCAATAGCAACTATTCCGGTTACACCGGGCGAAACCCTGAATCTTTTTGTTGGTGGTATGGGCTTGTCAGCTCCTGTTCAAATTCAGGGTGGATACAATGGTGGTGGTGGCACAAATGCGTCATCAGATAATACAGGTGCAGGTGGTGGTGCCAGCGATATTAGACGGGGTCTTACCTTGAACGACCGTCTGGTTGTTGCAGGTGGCGGTGGTGGTGCAGGTTATATGCCCCAGAATTATCCTTCAAATCTTGGTGGTGCCGGTGGTGGACTTTCAGGTGGAGATGGTGGAACTTCCTCCTGGTGTACACCTAACTGCAATGGTAAAGGGGGTACACAGAGTGCGGGAGGCCTGGGCGGACAACGCACAGGTGATCCCAATGCAGGAGATGGAACTTTTGGAACCGGTGGCCGTGGACAGGGAAGCTCTAATGGCGGCGGTGGCGGCGGCGGCGGCTGGTATGGTGGTGGTGGTGGAGAAGCAACATCCGGAGGTGGAGGTTCAAGCTATATTTCTTATCCGGGAAGCACAAATACTTCAACTGTTGCCGGTGTGAATTCAGGGAATGGCTATATTATTGTTTCATGGTAATCTTTGAATAAAAATACTTGAAAATTGAAACAACGTTCAAACTAAATCTGCATTATTTTAAATAGTAAACAATGAAGACTTTGCGAATATTTTTCGTACTAATATTAACGATAGCATCATTTTCCACATTTGCACAGGGCTCTGCCATTAATGCTTCAGGTTCTCAACCCGACCCATCTGCAATGCTGGATGTTAGCTCAAATACCAAAGGATTCCTGGCACCACGAATGAGTGAGACGGAACGCAATGCAATAGTGAATCCGGCTGAAGGTTTGATTATCTTCAACACAACTTCGGGCTGTCCGAATTACTACCACAATAGTACCTGGTTCCCGTGGTGTGGTAATTGCAGTCCACCTGCCGCACCCTTGCCCGGCAGTAACAGTCCTGTTTGTGTAGGTTCAACCCTGAATCTTACGGCATCGGCAATCGTTGGGGCGACCTATTCCTGGACCGGTCCAAACGGGTTCTCTTCAACTTCACAGAATCCTTCTATTACAAATGCTGGCCTTGCTGCTGCAGGAACATACAATGTTGCTGCTACCGTAAATGGATGCACTTCAAACTATGCAGCAACAATAGTAGCGGTAAATTCACTTCCGAATTCATCCTTCACATATACACCCACCAGCCCTAATATTAGTCAAGCTGTTACGTTCAGTCCGGTTAGCACAGGTCTGACATATGCCTGGACTTTTCAGAATGGCTCCCCTGCAACATCAACCGCTCAAAATCCTGTTGTGACATGGAGTACAAGCGGCACTTTTTCGGTATCTCTTACAGTCACCGGCGGAGGCAATTGCAGCTCAACATCGGCAAGCAATATCACTATTTCTAATTGTGGCGGCACCGGTAGCCAGACTTTTTCATACACAGGTGCTGCGCAAACCTTCACAGTCCCTGTGTGCATCACTCAAATTACCATAGAAGCTTATGGTGCACAAGGCTCACAAGGGACTCAAGGAAATCATAACGGATCATTGCCCGGAACCAATGGCGGTGTCGGTGGTTTGGGTGGAAAAGCCTCAGGAACGCTCACCGTATCCCCGGGCCAGATTATTAATATTTATGTCGGAGGGCAGGCTGGATGGAATGGTGGTGGTGCTTCCGGAACCGGATCAGGCGCACCCGGCGGCATTGGCGGTGGTGCCAGCGATGTAAGAATTGGTGGCAATGCACTTTCAAATAGGGTAATTGCTGCTGCCGGTGGCGGCGGCGGCGGCGGTGGTGGACTCACTCAATCGTGCAGTCCGGGAATACCCAGTGATGGCGGAGCAGGAAGCGGCGGTGGCAGCAGTCTTGACGGTTCGACCGGAACCAGTGGCGGCGGTGGTCCGGGTGTTGGAGTGGGTGGATATTATAACGGAAATGGTGGTTCTGGTGGCAGTGGAAATCAATCAGGAACTGCCGGAGGAACCGGCACAACAGGTCAGGGAGGAAACGGTGGAAGCACCACATATCCTGTACCTCCTTATGCTGCAGGCGTTACCGGTTGTGGTGGCGGCGGTGGCGGTGGCTATACCGGTGGTGGTGGTGGCGGCGGCGCAGGCTATAATGGCGGTTGTGGCGCACCCGGAGGTGGCGGTGCCGGCGGTACTTCATATACTGGTGGTGTTACTAACGGAGCTACACAAGGTTCTGTAAGAAGCGGAAACGGTCAGGTGATTATTTCCTGGTAATCGACAGTAATAGGTTCCAATTATACTGATATAATATATTAGGTATTTTTCTTATTATTGATTATTTTTGCTATTCTTTGGCAGTTGCCTTGCACAAATATCAATAAGTTGAATTATGAAAAAGACCTTAATCCCTTTACTTAAAGTAACATTCACCCTGATATGTTTCTTTATTAGCTATTATAATGTGTCAGCACAGGGTTTGGGAGTAAATACTACAGGTGTTGCTGCCGATCCTTCTGCAATGCTCGATGTAAGCGGCACAAATTCCGGTGTACTGATTAACCGCATGACGTCGGCACAGCGCAATGCTATCCCAAATCCTGCGGAAGGTCTGGTGATATTCAATACAGATAGCAAGTGTTTTAACTTTTTCAGGAACAATACCTGGTTTGAACTCTGCGGCAATTGTATTGGCCCACCGGCTCCGGTTGCAGGCAGCAATAGCCCCGTTTGTGAAGGCTCAACACTGAATCTTACTGCCACTACGGTTCCTCAGGCTACTTATTACTGGACAGGACCCAATGGATTTACTTCAACAGCTCAGAATCCGGTATTATCAAATGTAACATTACAGGCCGGTGGAGTTTATACCGTCTATTCAGTACTAAGTTGCAATTCCCAACCTGCCACCACGACTGTGGTTGTCAATAGCGGACCGGCATCAACCTTCACTGCGAATCCGGTGATGCCGATTGTTGGGCAGGCTTGCGTATTTTCACCAACATTGACTGGAGCAAACTACAATTGGACATTCCAAAGTGGTTCTCCGGCTACGAGTACGGCACAGAATCCATCGGTTACATGGTCAACAACCGGAACTTACAGTGTTTCACTCACAGTTACTCAAAACGGCTGTTCATCTACTACAAATAGTTCTATTTCAATCAACACTTGTTACAACCATTCTCAATCTCAAACCTTTTCATACACGGGCGCCGATCAGACATGGACAGTCCCGTCAGGTACCTGTTCTATTACTGTTGAAGCTTTTGGTGCGCAGGGTGGTACCAGCTTTGCAGGAGCTATAGGTGGAAAGGGTGCCTACATTAAAGGAACCTTCACGGTTGCATCCGGTGACGTTATTACAATAAAGGCAGGCGGAAAAGGTGTAAACGGTACCGGTGGTAGCCTCCACGGCGGTGGCGGTGGCGGTGGCTCTTTTGTGATTAACGGAGGCAATATATTGCTAATTGCAGCAGGTGGCGGCGGCGGATCCTATTCCAGCAGCAGTTGTGTCGGTCAGCCCGGAAATGCATCTACTACAGGTGGTGCCGGAGGTTATTACTCGGTAACTGTTGGCAGTGGAGGATTCTCAGACAATGGCCAGGGCGGCGGTTGTGGTTCCGGTGGCGGTGGCTGGAATTCGGCAGGCACCGGCAATAACTGGTGTACCGGCGGACAGGCTGCAGGCGGAGCCGGCGGCGTAAGCCAGTACACAGGCCATGGTGGCTGGGCAGGAGGTGGAGCATCCTACCATGGTGGTGGCGGTGGCGGCGGCTATACAGGCGGAAGCGGAGGAAATTATACAATTGGCGGTGGTGGCGGTGGTTCAATTAACAATGGAACAAGCCAGACCAATACTGCTGATTATCAGACCGGCAACGGGAGTGTTATAATTGCCTGGTAATTTTCATTTTTTACTTATGCAGAGTAGCTGAAGATTTCGTACGAAAGACATCTTCATTGTATATTTTCAAACTTATTAATTTCAGATTATTATGTTAAAACAATCATTTCGCTTTTTGTTTCTTATTTTCATTGTTCATTGTTCATTTTTAACTGTTCATTCCTTTGCACAGGGTGTTGGCGTCAATACAACAGGAAGTCCCGCTGACCCTTCATCAATGCTTGATGTCAGCAGTAATTCAAAAGGCGTACTTATAAGCCGTATGACAACCGCCGAACGCGCAGCAATATCAAACCCTGCTGAAGGATTGATGATATTCAATACAGATACCAAGTGTTTTAACTTTTTCAGAAATAATACCTGGTTTGAAGTATGTGGTAATTGTATCGGACCGCCTGCTCCGATTGCCGGCAGCAATAGCCCTGTTTGCGAAGGCTCAACATTGAATCTTTCCGCCTCTACGGTTCCGCAGGCTACTTACCTGTGGGTCGGACCCAACGGTTTTACTTCAACTGCTCAAAATCCTGTTATTTCAAATATAACATTGCAGGCAAGCGGAATTTATACTGTGTATTCTGTGCAAAACTGTAATTCACAGCCCGCTACTACAACTGTTTCTGTAAGCAGCGGACCGGCATCAACCTTTACCGCAAATCCGTTGATACCCATAGTTGGGCAGGCTTGTGTTTTCTCACCAACATTAACGGGCGCAAATTACAATTGGACATTTCAAAGTGGTTCACCGGCTACAAGTACAAACCAAAACCCTTCAGTGACCTGGGCTGCATCCGGAACTTATAACCTTTCACTCACAGTTACTCAAAATGGCTGTTCATCTACAACAAATAGTTCTATTTCAATTAGCAGCTGCTATAATCATTCTCAATCTCAGACATTCTCATATACAGGCGCTGCTCAAACCTGGACTGTTCCTTCAGGTGTTTGCTCAATCACTATTGATGCCTATGGTGCACAAGGTGGAAATGGAATCGGAGGCGGAGTAGGTGGAAAAGGTGCCTATATCAGTGGAACTTTTACCGTAACTGCGGGAGATAATATTACTCTGACTGTAGGAGGAAAAGGTAGTAATGGCATATCAAGCCTCAACGGTGGCGGTGGTGGCGGCGGTTCTTTTGCTGTAAACAATGGTGTAATACTGCTTATCGCCGGCGGCGGCGGAGGTTCCTCGTATTACAATACCAGTAGTTATGGACAACCCGGCAATGCAAATACTACAGGTGGCGCAGGTGCATATTATTCTGTAACTGCCGGAAACGGAGGATATACCGACGGTAGTCAGGGTGGCGGCACAGGAGCCGGCGGCGGTGGTTGGTTTACAGCTGGAACCGGTAATACCTGGTGCACCGGGGGCCAGGCTGCAGGTGGTGCCGGTGGCGTCAGCAACGGTTACACCGGTCATGGCGGATGGGGTGGTGGTGGTGGTGGTTTCCACGGTGGTGGCGGCGGCGGCGGTTATACCGGTGGCAGTGGCGGCGGTGTGTCAAGTCCGGGTGGCGGCGGCGGCGGTTCAATCAATAATGGAACAAACCAGACGAATACCGGCGATTATCAAACCGGTAACGGCTCAATAGTTGTTTCCTGGTGATTTGATAATTTTTGTAATTTAGCAGCGTATTTCAGTGTTTTTAAAAAGAAAACATGATAGAAATGCTTATATTATTCTTGACCTTTAAAAAGACAAAAACATCATGTTAAGAAACTTACCGCGTTTTCTATTACTGCTTTTAATTATTCATTGTTCATTTTTCATTGTTCATTCTTATGCACAGGGCGTAGCCGTGAATGTAAGCGGAAATCCTGCCGATGCATCTTCAATTTTTGATGTCAGCAGCACTGCAAAAGGGGTATTGCTAAGCAGAATGACCACTGCGCAGCGCAATGCAATCACCAATCCTGCCGAAGGGCTTGTGATTTTTAATACTGATACCAAATGTTTCAATTTTTATAAAGCCAACAGCTGGTTTGAGTGGTGTGGAAATTGTATCGCACCTGCAATACCTGTTGCGTCTAACAACACACCTGTCTGTGCCGGCGATACCCTGAAATTATTTGCGTCAACGGTTCCGGGTGCCACATATATCTGGAGCGGGCCTAATGGTTTTACTTCAACAGCACAGAATCCTAAAATTCCAAACTCAGGGACTGCAGCAGCAGGTACCTATTCAGTGTCATCAACCAATGGAAGCTGCTCTTCAAACGCTGCAACAACTACAGCAACCGTAAATGCCGCCCCGTCATCTGCCTACACATGGCTGCCTCTGACGGCAACAATTAATTCGAACGTAACTTTTACTCCGGCAGTTACCGGCGCCTCCTATAGCTGGACCTTTCAGAGCGGAACACCGGCTACGAGTTCTGCACAGAACCCCGTTGTGCAGTGGACTACATCCGGTAATTACTCAACATCACTTACTGTTACGCAAAATGGCTGCAGTTCAACCACATCATCTTCAATAACCGCTACAACATGCGCTCCCGTAAGCGGAAGCCAGACCTTCAGCTATACTGGCGCTTCTCAGACGTTTACGGTGCCTTCATGTATTACTCAGATAACCATTGAATGCTGGGGTGCTCAAGGATACACCTGCGGCAATGCCGGTGGTCTTGGTGGTTATGCCAGCGGAACACTTGTTGTCACTCCCGGTCAGCAGTTATATGTTTATGTAGGCGGGCAGGGAACTGTTTCTAATGGTTCATATATTCCTGCAGGTGGCGGATGGAATGGCGGTGGCAACGGTCAAAGCAATGGAGCTACAAGTGCTGTGGGCGGCGGCGGTGGCGGCTCCGATGTAAGAACTGTGTACAACGCGAATCCTATGGATGGCACGTCTCTTAATTCACGCCTTATTGTAGGTGGTGGGGGTGGAAGTGCTACGAGCAATACCGGTGCATACGGTGGTGCAGGTGGTGGACTATCAGGTCAGGATGGCGGACAGCATAGCAGCTATCATTATGGCAGAGGCGGTACCCAATCAGCCGGCGGTGACTACGGTGGCACTTTAGGTCAGGGTGGTAATGCTGAAGGTTGGATGACTCCCTGGAATGGTGCCGGTGGCGGTGGTTATTATGGAGGTGGCATTTCTACGGCCCATTCAGGCGGCGGCGGCGGAAGCTCTTATTATGGAGGCGTTACCGGAGGAAGTACAACAACAGGTTTACGCAGTGGCGATGGTCAGGTGAAAATTAGTTGGTAGAATTGATGAACAATATTTATATGAGGCAGGAACCATCACGTTTCCTGCCTCATTCTTTTTTGTACTTTTAGATGGTAAATTAATTGTTATGAGATTGCAGTTATTAAGTTTCCTTGCCTTCTTGCTATTATTGAACGGCAGTCTTTTCAGTCAGGTTGACCTTATTATCCCGCTCGGTCATACTGACCGCATCACGTCCATTTCTGCTTCGTCCGATGGCAAATACATTGCATCAGCGGGGGTTGATTATAAAGTTAAAATTTGGGATGTAGCCACAGGTCGCGAACTTGTGACATTCTATGAACACAACCGGCCGGTGAATGCGGTCACTTTCACACCCGACGGAACGAAGTTGATAAGCGCCGATGACGACGGAATGATGTATTTCAGAGATGTTGCTTCATATAAAATGCTTAAGAAAGTGTCGCTTGGCAGCGAGATATTTTGCATGAACGTTTCTCCCGATGGTAAACTTCTTGCCGTAGGCATGTGGAAAATAATTCACATTTTTGATATGGCAACAATGACCGAAGTCAGAAGTATTGCCGCATACGCCGGACCTGATTTGGTTTCAGATCTGCTGTGTGTCGATTTTGCCGCTGATGGAAAAACGCTGCTGTCTGCAGGAAAGAATGATCGAAAAATAAAAATATGGAATGCCCTCACAGGAAGCCTTACTAAAACAATAAATGCCGTTGCTGACAATGTTTCCGCTGATATAAGCAGCGACGGTCTTACGGTGATTGCTGCAGGCGGCTCCGACGAAGATTCAGTTTATAAATATAATGTAACATCCGGTGCACTGATTTATGCTGTTCAGGGAAGTAAACGAAAGTTGCGAAAAATCTGTTTTTCTCCGGATAACAGCCAATTCGTAACTGCCGACGAAAACTGGGAAGCAAAACTCTGGGATGCGGGAACAGGAGCAGAGCTCAAGGTTTTTTCAGGCCATAACGATGATGTTTCCGATATCTGTTTTGGCCGTACCCCCAATCTTATTTTTACAGCCAGCGAAGACCAGTCAATATGGTTGTGGGATACAGGCACAGCTGAAGTTGTTAAAAAGTTCAAAGCCCATTCACGAAATATTCATACGGTAGATTTTGCACCCGACAGCAGGCGGATTGCCATAGGCTGCGGCTCGCCTCAAAGCCGCTTCGGAAACCACCTGATAGTGTGGGATCTTGCCGGAACATCAGGAATAAAATCATTTTTGCCAAACGACGATGTTCCCGGCGACGTAAACGCAGCCCGATTCTCACCATCTGGTCTTACCATAGCTTCTGCAGCAGAATCAGACAATGAAAAACTGCGGTTTTGGGATGTCGCAACCGGAACGTGTACTCAGTTCATTAAAAAAGCTCATTCCCGCGATATCAATTCCTTATGCTGGTCGGCTGACGGAAAATTCGTGTACACTGCAGGCGACGATGCCGAGGCATATAAATGGGATGCTGTAAACGGTGCAAAACTGGCACAGTATAGCGGTGGCAAGGATGATATTATGGAAGTGGCCGCTTCCGCTGACGGAAAATATCTGGCGGCCGCAGGCGATGACCGTAAAGTTTTTCTTTGGAATACCGTAAATGGAAACCTTGTGAAATCAATGGTTCATGATGATGACCTGTCAACCTGTGCCTTTTCGCACGACGGAACAAAAGTGCTTTCAGGAAGTCGTTTCGGCATTCTTAAACTGTGGTCAGCGCCATCAGGCAATTTAATCACCACTCTGAATGCCGGCAGCCGTGCTCATTCTGTATTCTCTGCCTGCTTCTCCATGGATGACAAGAAGGTATTTTCCGGCGGCTGGGACAATAATATCAGAGTGTGGGATATTGCGACTGCAACAACAAAATTCACAATAAAAGGTCATGATATGATGGTTTCGGGCGTTTCGGCTTCACCCGATGGGAAGTTGCTTGTTTCGGGAAGTGCTGATAATACCGTGAAATTATGGAATTTAAAGGATTACAGTCAGATTGCAAATCTCGTTATTCTTGATTCTGTCGATTGGGTGGTGAGTACACCCGATAATTATTACTTCTGCTCCAAAGGTGCTCTCAGCATCATGGGCTTCCGCAAAGGAAACGAGGTCTTTCCTTTCGAACAGTTCGACCTGCAGTATAACCGTCCCGATATCGTTCTTGACCGCATCGGTTATGCTTCGCCTGAATTGATAAATTCTCTTAAAAAGGCCTACCATAAACGCTTACGGAAGATGAAATTCGACGAAAGCATGTTCAGCCCCGATTTTCATATGCCCAATCTGGTTATCAACAAAAAAGAAAAAATTCCACTCACTACCACGGAACGCAGCCTCAGCATTGACTTTGCCGCATCCGATTCAAAGTATAAACTCGACCGTATCAATGTCTGGATAAACGATGTGCCGGTTTATGGTATCAACGGAATTGATTTGCGGAACGAAAATAGTGCTTCAACCGAAAAAAAACTCACACTGCAGCTTTCGCAGGGAAGGAACAACATTCAGGTATCATGCCTCAACGAAAAAGGTATCGAAAGTCTGAGGCAGACCTTTGAAATTAATTATCAGCCTGCCCAACCTGTAACACCCAATCTCTATGTTATTGCTATCAGCGTGTCCGATTATAAGGATGACCGCTTTAATCTCAAATATGCTGCTAAAGACGGCCGGGATCTTGCCGGTTTGTTTACCGACGAAACTGAAAACAACGGGAAAGTCTTTATTGATACTCTGTTTAATAAAAATGCAACACGCGACAACATCATCGCTCTTCGGCAAAAGCTCATGAAAACTACAGTTGACGACCGCGTTATCTTATATGTTTCCGGTCACGGTCTGCTCGACGACAGTCTTGATTTTTACTTCGCAACCTATGACATGAATTTCAGTAAACCGGCACAGTCGGGCATTCTGTACGATGATCTTGAAGGATTGCTCGACGGCATTCCGGCACGCGAAAAACTGCT
It encodes the following:
- the fusA gene encoding elongation factor G; translation: MPLTTLRNIGIAAHIDAGKTTVTERILFFTGVNRKLGEVHDGEATMDFMKQEQERGITIASAAISCFWKEHQINIIDTPGHVDFTIEVERSLRVIDGMIALFCAVGGVEPQSETVWNQAERYKVPRVAFINKMDRTGADFQEVVSQMNKNLDAKALPFQIPIGREENFSGIIDLFNMTAYTFGDTEEIRTEIPESMKAQAEEARTTLIEKLAEFDDVMMQDYFDGKEISVERLMKTAREATLKLLITPVFCGAAYKNKGVQMLLDAVVDYLPSPLDKGAIIGTDVEDPEKSRQRNPSPKEPFAALAFKLIHDPFVGQQTFIRIYSGTLTNGMSIINMTKNKFERTGRIYRIRAKDREEIHEAGPGDIVALIGMKFTKTGDTLCDPDNRIYLENIHIPPPVIELKINPANRKDQEKLGEALGKLMNEDPSFVVRFDHETEETVISGMGELHLEIIIDRLKHEFGMEVIVGEPSVAYRETITMETESDYKHSKQSGGKGQFARTLIRMEPNGGKGFEFVDKIKGGSIPQEYIPSVQKGILKTLETGILAGFPVVDVKVVLLDGAFHPVDSSDMAFQICSSICFKKGFMKANPILLEPVMKVEINTPDEYIGEVSGNLNRKRGRIESMRRYRKGSQKINAFVPLMEMFGYATQLRNISSGRANYSMEFFQYMPLPKGIQEDVLKKLAEKK
- a CDS encoding glycine-rich protein; the protein is MTRIKNISILIAAIAIIFSVARNGHAQGVSINAGGAPADSSAMLDVSSTSRGVLISRMTTSERNAIVHPAEGLMIFNTDSKCINLYRSNGWWEICGNCIPPASPVVGNNGPMCEGNSLNLTASLITGVTYSWTGPNGFSSTARNPVIANATSAATGTYTLTASINGCTSVPVTTTANIYPIPSAAFTFTSTGLGQNVTFTPALTGQTYSWTFQGGTPSASTLQNPVVVWNTTGSYNISLTVTTSNNCSASSSTTISVSNCVPGSTTFIYTGNIQYFTVPSCVTSITVEAYGAEGGGTSGITGTGGKGGKAIATIPVTPGETLNLFVGGMGLSAPVQIQGGYNGGGGTNASSDNTGAGGGASDIRRGLTLNDRLVVAGGGGGAGYMPQNYPSNLGGAGGGLSGGDGGTSSWCTPNCNGKGGTQSAGGLGGQRTGDPNAGDGTFGTGGRGQGSSNGGGGGGGGWYGGGGGEATSGGGGSSYISYPGSTNTSTVAGVNSGNGYIIVSW
- a CDS encoding PKD domain-containing protein, which codes for MKTLRIFFVLILTIASFSTFAQGSAINASGSQPDPSAMLDVSSNTKGFLAPRMSETERNAIVNPAEGLIIFNTTSGCPNYYHNSTWFPWCGNCSPPAAPLPGSNSPVCVGSTLNLTASAIVGATYSWTGPNGFSSTSQNPSITNAGLAAAGTYNVAATVNGCTSNYAATIVAVNSLPNSSFTYTPTSPNISQAVTFSPVSTGLTYAWTFQNGSPATSTAQNPVVTWSTSGTFSVSLTVTGGGNCSSTSASNITISNCGGTGSQTFSYTGAAQTFTVPVCITQITIEAYGAQGSQGTQGNHNGSLPGTNGGVGGLGGKASGTLTVSPGQIINIYVGGQAGWNGGGASGTGSGAPGGIGGGASDVRIGGNALSNRVIAAAGGGGGGGGGLTQSCSPGIPSDGGAGSGGGSSLDGSTGTSGGGGPGVGVGGYYNGNGGSGGSGNQSGTAGGTGTTGQGGNGGSTTYPVPPYAAGVTGCGGGGGGGYTGGGGGGGAGYNGGCGAPGGGGAGGTSYTGGVTNGATQGSVRSGNGQVIISW
- a CDS encoding PKD domain-containing protein, which gives rise to MKKTLIPLLKVTFTLICFFISYYNVSAQGLGVNTTGVAADPSAMLDVSGTNSGVLINRMTSAQRNAIPNPAEGLVIFNTDSKCFNFFRNNTWFELCGNCIGPPAPVAGSNSPVCEGSTLNLTATTVPQATYYWTGPNGFTSTAQNPVLSNVTLQAGGVYTVYSVLSCNSQPATTTVVVNSGPASTFTANPVMPIVGQACVFSPTLTGANYNWTFQSGSPATSTAQNPSVTWSTTGTYSVSLTVTQNGCSSTTNSSISINTCYNHSQSQTFSYTGADQTWTVPSGTCSITVEAFGAQGGTSFAGAIGGKGAYIKGTFTVASGDVITIKAGGKGVNGTGGSLHGGGGGGGSFVINGGNILLIAAGGGGGSYSSSSCVGQPGNASTTGGAGGYYSVTVGSGGFSDNGQGGGCGSGGGGWNSAGTGNNWCTGGQAAGGAGGVSQYTGHGGWAGGGASYHGGGGGGGYTGGSGGNYTIGGGGGGSINNGTSQTNTADYQTGNGSVIIAW
- a CDS encoding PKD domain-containing protein, producing MLKQSFRFLFLIFIVHCSFLTVHSFAQGVGVNTTGSPADPSSMLDVSSNSKGVLISRMTTAERAAISNPAEGLMIFNTDTKCFNFFRNNTWFEVCGNCIGPPAPIAGSNSPVCEGSTLNLSASTVPQATYLWVGPNGFTSTAQNPVISNITLQASGIYTVYSVQNCNSQPATTTVSVSSGPASTFTANPLIPIVGQACVFSPTLTGANYNWTFQSGSPATSTNQNPSVTWAASGTYNLSLTVTQNGCSSTTNSSISISSCYNHSQSQTFSYTGAAQTWTVPSGVCSITIDAYGAQGGNGIGGGVGGKGAYISGTFTVTAGDNITLTVGGKGSNGISSLNGGGGGGGSFAVNNGVILLIAGGGGGSSYYNTSSYGQPGNANTTGGAGAYYSVTAGNGGYTDGSQGGGTGAGGGGWFTAGTGNTWCTGGQAAGGAGGVSNGYTGHGGWGGGGGGFHGGGGGGGYTGGSGGGVSSPGGGGGGSINNGTNQTNTGDYQTGNGSIVVSW